The Saliniramus fredricksonii genome segment GTTCGCCGGCGCGGCGCAGGTTCTCCAGAGGTGCGAGCGCGAAATCCGGCGCCGGACGGTTGAGCATGACGGAGGGGACGCGCGAAGGGTCTTCGCCGAACAGGCGCACAAAGAAGACGCCGGACACACCCAGCAGGATCACGACGGGCAGGATATGGATGAAGCGGATGCGCGGTTTCGCGGGGCGTGCCTTCGCCGCTTCCCCGTCACCGGATGCCTTCTTGTTGCGCTCGTCGCTCATCGGCGGGAACTCCGTTTCGGCTGACGCGTCTCGAGCTCGGCCAGAGCGCGTTTCTGCAGGCGCTGATCGATCACGAGATAGAGCCCCAGTCCGCCGATGATCGCGACGAAGGCGGCGTAGGAGGCGATGATGAAGGGGGCGTACTGATCGAACATGGTGATCTGGCCAGGGCCTCAGGCTGCGACGCGGCTGTCGAGCCGCTCGGCTTCGAGAATGTTGAGTGTGCGGATGCGCCGGCGCATCAGCTCGGTGCGCATGGCATAAGCGTGCATGGTGATGGCCAGGAGCGCGAAGGCGACGCCCATCATGAGCAGCGGATAGAGCATGGCCGGATAGATCGTCGGCCCGTCGAGGCGGAAGACGGAAGCCGGCTGGTGCAGGGTGTTCCACCAATCGACCGAGAAGCGGATGATCGGCAGGTTGAGCGCGCCGACCAGTGTGAGGATCGCCACCGCCCGCGCGGCGCGGCCCGGATCATCGATGGCGCGCCAGAGCGCCATGATTCCGGCATAGACGAGGAAGAGCACGAGCACCGAAGTCAGCCGGGCATCCCAGACCCAGTAGGTGCCCCACATCGGCTTGCCCCACAGCGCTCCGGTGATCAGGCAGACCAATGTGAAGGCGGCGCCGATCGGGGCGGCGGCCTTCTGCGAGACATCGGCCAGGGGATGGCGCCAGACGAGCGTGCCGATCGCCGAGATACTCATCATCGTATAGAGGAACAGCGCCATCCAGGCCGAGGGCACGTGGATATACATGATGCGGATGGTCTCGCCCTGCTGGTAATCGGGCGGGGCCATGAAGAAGCTCATATACATCCCGGTGGCGAAGACGAGCACGGTCGCGCCGGCGAACCATGGCAGCAGCCGGCCCGACCAGCGCATGAAGAAACCGGGATTGGCGAGTTTCGTCCACATGATGCGCTACCCTCAGAATGCGCTACCCATAGACGCGTGCGCGCCGTGCTGCAATCCAAACCGGAACGGTTACGAGGTCGCACGCGACCTGTGCATGCGATTTGCCGCCGACGATTGCGCGCGCATGCGGCTTTTTTTCGGCGCCGGGCTCTGCTAAGAGCCTGCGCAAGCCGCTGACGCGTCGCGCGTCGGCTCGTCGTCGCTCTTGTGATCGAACGGTTCCGGATATGCAAGCTTTCACGGTTCTCACCGGCGTCGCGGCGCCGCTTCGGGTGATCAATATCGACACCGACATGATCATTCCCAAGCAGTATCTGAAGACGATCAAGCGCACGGGCCTTGGCAAGGGATTGTTCGCGGAAGCCCGCTTCAACCCGGATGGCAGTGAAATTCCCGATTTCGTGCTCAACCAGCCGGCTTATCGCGATGCGCAGATCCTCGTTGCGGGCGACAATTTCGGCTGCGGCTCCTCGCGTGAGCACGCGCCCTGGGCGCTGCTCGATTTCGGCATCCGCTGCGTGATTTCCACGAGCTTCGCCGACATCTTTTACAACAATTGCTTCAAGAACGGCATCCTGCCCATCGTGGTGAAGCCTGAAGAGCTGGAAATGCTCTTCGAGGATGCTGAGCGCGGCAGCAACGCCACGCTCACGGTGGACCTCGAATCGCAGGAGATTCGCGGCCCTGACGGCGGCGTCATCCGTTTCGAAATCGACCCGTTCCGCAAGCACTGCCTGCTCAACGGACTCGACGATATCGGTCTGACGCTGGAGAAGGGTGCGGCGATCGACGCCTACGAGAACAGGCTCGCCGAACGCCCCTGGCTGTGAGCCGGAGCACAGGCGGGGCCGCTCGGGCGCATTCCGAGCTGATTAGGGGAATCGCATTTGAGAATTTTGTGTGGCGTGTTGGGATAAAATGGATTCTTGAGGGGCTTTCATGCATTGGGAGCCTTCGATGTCAGGATCGTGGTTTGAAGCGGCTTTTTCGGCTCTGCCGGACCCGCGAACCGGAAATGCCAAGCGCCATGAGCTTCTTGAGGTCTTGACGATTGCACTGACTGCGGCGGTTTGCGGGGCGGAGCATTGCTCGGACTTCGCGGATTTCGCGGTTGATCGGGAAGCGTTGTTCCGGGAGTTTCTGGAGCTGCGAAACGGTGTTCCGAGCCACGACACGTTCTCGCGGGTGTTCCGGCTTCTCGACCCGAGCGCCTTTGCGATGTGCTTCGGGCGGTTCGTAGACGAGTTGGGCGCGGCGGGCGAGGGCGTGGTGGCGATTGACGGCAAGACGCTGCGCCGGTCGTTCGACGCTGCGGCGGGGCGCTCGCCGCTGGCCGTGGTGTCCGCCTTCGCCTCGGCGACCTCAACCGTGATCGGCCAGACGGGCTTTCGCGCCGCCGACGGCGACAGCGAGATCGTCGCGGCGCGCGCATTGTTGCGCTGCCTCGATTTGACAGGCCAACTCGTGACTGCGGACGCCATCCATTGCCAGAGCGAGACCGCGCAGACGATCCTTGATCGCGGTGGAGACTATCTCCTGCGGTTGAAGGCGAACCGACCGGCGCTGCACGAGATGGTCGCGACATACTTCGCCGATGGACAGATCCGGGCCGCGCTCCCGACATGCGCCACGACGGATGCCGATCATGGCCGGGTCGAGACGCGCCGCGCCTTCGTTACCCACGACCTCGCCTGGCTGCGCGGCTCCAGATCCGCGTGCACCGAGCCGGTTCTCCTGCCGGGGCTTGCCTGCCTGGGAATGATAGAGAGCACCGTGACGCGCGGCGGCAAGACCACGACCACCCGCCACTACCACGTCGCCTCCCGCCAACTCACCCCAGAAGCCTACCTCGCTGCCGCGCGATCCCACTGGTCAATCGAAAACGGTCTCCATTGGGTCCTCGACATGACTTTCGACGAGGATCGCGCCCGCAACAGAAAGGATAACGGCCCAGAAAACCTCGCCATCCTCCGAAAACTCGCCCTCAACGTTCTCAAACGCGCCAGACCCAAAATCTCTATCCGACGAAAAAGAAAACGCTCCGGATGGTCCGACGACTTCGCACGATCCGTCATCGGCCAAATGCGATAGCCCTACCGAGCTGATCATGCCTGCTTGACAGGTCGCGCCGGCTTTGCCACTTCCCGTGCGTTTTTCCACGTTTGGCGAGGAGCCCTGATGAGCCGTGCATTCGTATTCCCCGGACAGGGCAGCCAGATCGTCGGCATGGGCAAGGCGCTCGCCGATGCCTTCGCGCCGGCGCGTGCGGTGTTCGAGGAGGTCGATGCGGCGCTCGGGCAGAAGCTCTCGCAGATCATTTTCGAAGGCCCCGCCGAGGAACTCACTCTGACGGCGAACACGCAGCCGGCGTTGATGGCGGTCTCGCTCGCCACCATCCGCGTGCTCGAGGCCGAGGCCGGGCTCGATCTGAAGCAGCATGCGCGCTTCGTCGCCGGGCATTCGCTGGGTGAGTATTCCGCGCTCGCGGCTGCCCGCGCGCTCTCGATTGCGGATACGGCGCGGCTGCTGCGCATTCGCGGCGACGCGATGCAGAAGGCCGTTCCGGTGGGCGAGGGTGCCATGGCGGCGCTGCTCGGGCTCGAATTCGAACAGGCTGCCGAGATC includes the following:
- a CDS encoding ISAs1 family transposase, with the protein product MSGSWFEAAFSALPDPRTGNAKRHELLEVLTIALTAAVCGAEHCSDFADFAVDREALFREFLELRNGVPSHDTFSRVFRLLDPSAFAMCFGRFVDELGAAGEGVVAIDGKTLRRSFDAAAGRSPLAVVSAFASATSTVIGQTGFRAADGDSEIVAARALLRCLDLTGQLVTADAIHCQSETAQTILDRGGDYLLRLKANRPALHEMVATYFADGQIRAALPTCATTDADHGRVETRRAFVTHDLAWLRGSRSACTEPVLLPGLACLGMIESTVTRGGKTTTTRHYHVASRQLTPEAYLAAARSHWSIENGLHWVLDMTFDEDRARNRKDNGPENLAILRKLALNVLKRARPKISIRRKRKRSGWSDDFARSVIGQMR
- the ccmD gene encoding heme exporter protein CcmD, whose translation is MFDQYAPFIIASYAAFVAIIGGLGLYLVIDQRLQKRALAELETRQPKRSSRR
- a CDS encoding heme ABC transporter permease, translated to MWTKLANPGFFMRWSGRLLPWFAGATVLVFATGMYMSFFMAPPDYQQGETIRIMYIHVPSAWMALFLYTMMSISAIGTLVWRHPLADVSQKAAAPIGAAFTLVCLITGALWGKPMWGTYWVWDARLTSVLVLFLVYAGIMALWRAIDDPGRAARAVAILTLVGALNLPIIRFSVDWWNTLHQPASVFRLDGPTIYPAMLYPLLMMGVAFALLAITMHAYAMRTELMRRRIRTLNILEAERLDSRVAA
- the leuD gene encoding 3-isopropylmalate dehydratase small subunit, producing MQAFTVLTGVAAPLRVINIDTDMIIPKQYLKTIKRTGLGKGLFAEARFNPDGSEIPDFVLNQPAYRDAQILVAGDNFGCGSSREHAPWALLDFGIRCVISTSFADIFYNNCFKNGILPIVVKPEELEMLFEDAERGSNATLTVDLESQEIRGPDGGVIRFEIDPFRKHCLLNGLDDIGLTLEKGAAIDAYENRLAERPWL